The following coding sequences are from one Amphiprion ocellaris isolate individual 3 ecotype Okinawa chromosome 19, ASM2253959v1, whole genome shotgun sequence window:
- the LOC111564567 gene encoding uncharacterized protein C16orf96 homolog isoform X1, translated as MSQNISLSELLNVSIREPRGGTVNFSALHTLLLAMLKHLDLREVSIPWMNPPPPGDPPLGVSAPAPGRQRDPEERQRRAEKLIARSEEEAPPGTELQERTASPPSPPPAGSGSSQAAQWSLQTRIQKCEDSVSQVMKTIEKLHDEKNNLKDEMKALRHEQQLRKVVGVQSEAAAAVDRCCHRLDALEEAVRSLRASIQKSPEDLSQFVTWDAIQLGLLTDRQNLDQELVLPGVTDGSIVVQPAEDPDRTTITAPPQSSSSSSITRPTEPTAEPATIPEQTLTQQADPQSRDSGGSAAAGSSVSAAAGSSAADPAAGSADGSSAASQLEVRVSALEKGKVDQSQLTRLRESLTNTGSREASHLMQQVNQQRALIDSLLSDREKLEELEDMILNLKRPDTEPSSEPDSVDSDRRCQELSQQVSFLRRSVQKLEADLKQLKVKQVQTEQKPADQHLQDQLDDLRSLLEEVMLNQDPQMKDHEDQSESSTSRKPRLQFKVNDQLQDSENETIQQQSEDRTQRLQERQNVQLLNDVQNSVLQLQADYEKLQEITGGLCEDSQQMQNHIEKLFRTTEQLEVKKADKQMVETEIKADKCVLDTKVSRLQLDLVREQLTSMFHELLNKVTDQEQDWSKVMERLSTEMECKLNRIELDSVKKQLEDLWKNIQEKLQAQEAPEHEDAAGIRKQLVDRFHCLSCDRPIVKHIPGPHLETLPSSPAFPSHKSMRPFTVYAVEQLRQQHRSDRISELTDLGHLVVSRSCGGSHTNTWTNHRRGNLQHLKHHGPIEGDAVIQSEEVDIVGQDGHIYKGRQNVSTSRNMETKLPTISTKDASSKTKDKTRNSPCHKPAASPESHQPQFSARTNQGSRSASSLSGRDWPVSALGCASQSSSEPVGL; from the exons atgtcacagaacATCAGCTTGTCCGAGCTCCTCAACGTCTCCATCAGGGAGCCCCGGGGAGGAACCGTTAACTTCTCCGCCCTCCACACGCTGCTGCTGGCCATGCTAAAGCACCTGGACCTGCGGGAGGTGAGTATCCCTTGGATGAACCCTCCTCCTCCCGGGGACCCTCCGCTGGGAGTCTCCGCTCCGGCACCGGGGCGGCAGCGGGACCCGGAGGAGCGGCAACGCCGGGCCGAGAAGCTCATCGCCAGGTCAGAGGAGGAAGCTCCGCCCGGCACCGAGCTCCAGGAGCGCACAGCGTCTCCTCCATCTCCGCCCCCCGCCGGCTCCGGCTCCTCTCAGGCCGCTCAGTGGAGCCTCCAGACCCGCATCCAGAAGTGTGAGGACAGCGTGAGTCAG GTGATGAAAACCATCGAGAAGCTTCACGACGAGAAAAACAACCTGAAGGATGAAATGAAGGCGCTGAGACatgaacagcagctgagaaAA GTGGTTGGTGTCCAGAGTGAAGCAGCCGCTGCAGTGGATCGCTGCTGCCACCGACTGGATGCTCTGGAGGAAGCTGTG AGGTCTCTGAGGGCCTCGATTCAGAAGAGTCCAGAAGATCTGAGTCAGTTTGTGACCTGGGATGCCATTCAGTTGGGACtgctgactgacagacagaacCTGGACCAG GAGCTTGTACTTCCAGGAGTTACTGATGGATCCATCGTAGTCCAACCTGCAGAAGATCCTGACAGAACCACCATCACTGCTCCCCCTCAGTCCAGTTCATCCTCCTCCATTACCCGACCGACAGAACCAACCGCAGAACCAGCAACCATTCCTGAACAGACTTTAACCCAGCAGGCAGATCCACAGAGTAGAGATTCTggtggttctgctgctgctggttcttctgtttctgctgctgctggttcttctgctgctgatcctgctgctggttctgctgaTGGTTCTTCTGCTGCCAGCCAGCTGGAGGTCCGAGTCTCGGCACTGGAGAAAGGAAAAGTGGACCAGAGCCAGCTGACTCGCCTGAGAGAGAGCCTCACCAATACAG GTTCTCGGGAGGCGTCTCACCTGATGCAGCAGGTGAACCAGCAGAGAGCTCTGATCGACAGCCTGCTGAGCGACAGGGAGAAG CTGGAAGAACTGGAGGACATGATCCTGAACCTAAAGAGGCCAGACACAGAACCCAGCTCAGAACCAGACAGTGTGGACTCAGATAGACGATGTCAGGAGCTCAGCCAGCAGGTGTCCTTCCTCAG GAGGTCTGTGCAGAAGCTGGAGGCGGATTTGAAGCAGCTGAAGGTGAAACAGGTTCAGACTGAACAGAAACCAGCAGATCAACATCTACAAGATCAG CTGGATGATCTGAGGAGTTTATTAGAGGAGGTGATGCTGAACCAGGATCCTCAGATGAAGGATCATGAAGACCAATCAGAGAGTTCAACCAGCAGGAAGCCGAGGCTTCAGTTTAAAGTCAACGATCAGCTGCAGGACTCAGAAAATGAGACGATCCAGCAGCAGAGTGAAGACAGAACACAAAGACTGCAGGAAAGACAG aaTGTGCAGCTGCTCAACGACGTCCAGAATTCAGTTCTGCAGCTTCAGGCTGATTATGAAAAGCTGCAAGAAATAACCGGAGGTTTGTGTGAAGACAGCCAACAGATGCAGAACCACATCGAG AAGCTGTTCAGGACGACGGAGCAGCTGGAGGTGAAGAAAGCCGACAAGCAGATGGTGGAGACGGAAATA AAAGCAGATAAATGTGTTCTGGACACAAAAGTGAGTCGGCTGCAGCTGGACCTGGTCCGAGAACAACTGACCTCCATGTTCCACGAGCTGCTCAACAAGGTGACGGATCAGGAACAAGACTGGAGCAAAGTGATGGAAAGACTCTCCACTGAGATGGAGTGTAAG CTGAACAGAATCGAGTTGGACTCAGTGAAGAAGCAGCTGGAGGATCTCTGGAAGAACATCCAGGAGAAGCTTCAGGCTCAGGAGGCTCCAGAACACGAGGACGCTGCCGGAATCAGGAA gcAGCTGGTTGACAGATTCCACTGCCTCTCCTGCGACAGGCCGATAGTCAAACACATTCCTGGACC TCATCTGGAGACACTGCCTTCGTCTCCAGCGTTTCCATCCCATAAGTCCATGAGGCCGTTTACTGTCTACGCTGTGGAGCAGCTCCGGCAGCAGCATAGGAG CGATCGTATCTCGGAGCTGACTGACTTGGGTCACCTGGTCGTGTCCCGGAGCTGTGGGGGGAGTCACACCAACACCTGGACCAATCACAGACGAGGAAACCTGCAGCACCTGAAGCACCACGGACCAATCGAAGGAGATGCTGTGATCCAG TCTGAGGAGGTGGACATCGTGGGACAGGACGGTCACATCTATAAAGGTCGACAAAACGTCTCCACCTCCAGGAACATGGAAACTAAACTACCTACAATCTCCACCAAAGACG CTTCGTCGAAGACCAAAGACAAAACCAGAAACTCTCCGTGTCACAAACCTGCTGCGTCTCCGGAGAGTCACCAACCGCAGTTCAGTGCCAGAACCAATCAGGGCAGCCGCTCAG CCTCCAGCCTGTCGGGCCGTGATTGGCCGGTTTCAGCTCTCGGTTGTGCGTCTCAGAGCAGCAGTGAACCGGTGGGCCTGTAG
- the LOC111564567 gene encoding uncharacterized protein LOC111564567 isoform X4 translates to MSQNISLSELLNVSIREPRGGTVNFSALHTLLLAMLKHLDLREVSIPWMNPPPPGDPPLGVSAPAPGRQRDPEERQRRAEKLIARSEEEAPPGTELQERTASPPSPPPAGSGSSQAAQWSLQTRIQKCEDSVSQVMKTIEKLHDEKNNLKDEMKALRHEQQLRKVVGVQSEAAAAVDRCCHRLDALEEAVRSLRASIQKSPEDLSQFVTWDAIQLGLLTDRQNLDQELVLPGVTDGSIVVQPAEDPDRTTITAPPQSSSSSSITRPTEPTAEPATIPEQTLTQQADPQSRDSGGSAAAGSSVSAAAGSSAADPAAGSADGSSAASQLEVRVSALEKGKVDQSQLTRLRESLTNTGSREASHLMQQVNQQRALIDSLLSDREKNVQLLNDVQNSVLQLQADYEKLQEITGGLCEDSQQMQNHIEKLFRTTEQLEVKKADKQMVETEIKADKCVLDTKVSRLQLDLVREQLTSMFHELLNKVTDQEQDWSKVMERLSTEMECKLNRIELDSVKKQLEDLWKNIQEKLQAQEAPEHEDAAGIRKQLVDRFHCLSCDRPIVKHIPGPHLETLPSSPAFPSHKSMRPFTVYAVEQLRQQHRSDRISELTDLGHLVVSRSCGGSHTNTWTNHRRGNLQHLKHHGPIEGDAVIQSEEVDIVGQDGHIYKGRQNVSTSRNMETKLPTISTKDASSKTKDKTRNSPCHKPAASPESHQPQFSARTNQGSRSASSLSGRDWPVSALGCASQSSSEPVGL, encoded by the exons atgtcacagaacATCAGCTTGTCCGAGCTCCTCAACGTCTCCATCAGGGAGCCCCGGGGAGGAACCGTTAACTTCTCCGCCCTCCACACGCTGCTGCTGGCCATGCTAAAGCACCTGGACCTGCGGGAGGTGAGTATCCCTTGGATGAACCCTCCTCCTCCCGGGGACCCTCCGCTGGGAGTCTCCGCTCCGGCACCGGGGCGGCAGCGGGACCCGGAGGAGCGGCAACGCCGGGCCGAGAAGCTCATCGCCAGGTCAGAGGAGGAAGCTCCGCCCGGCACCGAGCTCCAGGAGCGCACAGCGTCTCCTCCATCTCCGCCCCCCGCCGGCTCCGGCTCCTCTCAGGCCGCTCAGTGGAGCCTCCAGACCCGCATCCAGAAGTGTGAGGACAGCGTGAGTCAG GTGATGAAAACCATCGAGAAGCTTCACGACGAGAAAAACAACCTGAAGGATGAAATGAAGGCGCTGAGACatgaacagcagctgagaaAA GTGGTTGGTGTCCAGAGTGAAGCAGCCGCTGCAGTGGATCGCTGCTGCCACCGACTGGATGCTCTGGAGGAAGCTGTG AGGTCTCTGAGGGCCTCGATTCAGAAGAGTCCAGAAGATCTGAGTCAGTTTGTGACCTGGGATGCCATTCAGTTGGGACtgctgactgacagacagaacCTGGACCAG GAGCTTGTACTTCCAGGAGTTACTGATGGATCCATCGTAGTCCAACCTGCAGAAGATCCTGACAGAACCACCATCACTGCTCCCCCTCAGTCCAGTTCATCCTCCTCCATTACCCGACCGACAGAACCAACCGCAGAACCAGCAACCATTCCTGAACAGACTTTAACCCAGCAGGCAGATCCACAGAGTAGAGATTCTggtggttctgctgctgctggttcttctgtttctgctgctgctggttcttctgctgctgatcctgctgctggttctgctgaTGGTTCTTCTGCTGCCAGCCAGCTGGAGGTCCGAGTCTCGGCACTGGAGAAAGGAAAAGTGGACCAGAGCCAGCTGACTCGCCTGAGAGAGAGCCTCACCAATACAG GTTCTCGGGAGGCGTCTCACCTGATGCAGCAGGTGAACCAGCAGAGAGCTCTGATCGACAGCCTGCTGAGCGACAGGGAGAAG aaTGTGCAGCTGCTCAACGACGTCCAGAATTCAGTTCTGCAGCTTCAGGCTGATTATGAAAAGCTGCAAGAAATAACCGGAGGTTTGTGTGAAGACAGCCAACAGATGCAGAACCACATCGAG AAGCTGTTCAGGACGACGGAGCAGCTGGAGGTGAAGAAAGCCGACAAGCAGATGGTGGAGACGGAAATA AAAGCAGATAAATGTGTTCTGGACACAAAAGTGAGTCGGCTGCAGCTGGACCTGGTCCGAGAACAACTGACCTCCATGTTCCACGAGCTGCTCAACAAGGTGACGGATCAGGAACAAGACTGGAGCAAAGTGATGGAAAGACTCTCCACTGAGATGGAGTGTAAG CTGAACAGAATCGAGTTGGACTCAGTGAAGAAGCAGCTGGAGGATCTCTGGAAGAACATCCAGGAGAAGCTTCAGGCTCAGGAGGCTCCAGAACACGAGGACGCTGCCGGAATCAGGAA gcAGCTGGTTGACAGATTCCACTGCCTCTCCTGCGACAGGCCGATAGTCAAACACATTCCTGGACC TCATCTGGAGACACTGCCTTCGTCTCCAGCGTTTCCATCCCATAAGTCCATGAGGCCGTTTACTGTCTACGCTGTGGAGCAGCTCCGGCAGCAGCATAGGAG CGATCGTATCTCGGAGCTGACTGACTTGGGTCACCTGGTCGTGTCCCGGAGCTGTGGGGGGAGTCACACCAACACCTGGACCAATCACAGACGAGGAAACCTGCAGCACCTGAAGCACCACGGACCAATCGAAGGAGATGCTGTGATCCAG TCTGAGGAGGTGGACATCGTGGGACAGGACGGTCACATCTATAAAGGTCGACAAAACGTCTCCACCTCCAGGAACATGGAAACTAAACTACCTACAATCTCCACCAAAGACG CTTCGTCGAAGACCAAAGACAAAACCAGAAACTCTCCGTGTCACAAACCTGCTGCGTCTCCGGAGAGTCACCAACCGCAGTTCAGTGCCAGAACCAATCAGGGCAGCCGCTCAG CCTCCAGCCTGTCGGGCCGTGATTGGCCGGTTTCAGCTCTCGGTTGTGCGTCTCAGAGCAGCAGTGAACCGGTGGGCCTGTAG
- the LOC111564567 gene encoding glutamine-rich protein 2 isoform X3, protein MSQNISLSELLNVSIREPRGGTVNFSALHTLLLAMLKHLDLREVSIPWMNPPPPGDPPLGVSAPAPGRQRDPEERQRRAEKLIARSEEEAPPGTELQERTASPPSPPPAGSGSSQAAQWSLQTRIQKCEDSVSQVMKTIEKLHDEKNNLKDEMKALRHEQQLRKVVGVQSEAAAAVDRCCHRLDALEEAVRSLRASIQKSPEDLSQFVTWDAIQLGLLTDRQNLDQELVLPGVTDGSIVVQPAEDPDRTTITAPPQSSSSSSITRPTEPTAEPATIPEQTLTQQADPQSRDSGGSAAAGSSVSAAAGSSAADPAAGSADGSSAASQLEVRVSALEKGKVDQSQLTRLRESLTNTGSREASHLMQQVNQQRALIDSLLSDREKLEELEDMILNLKRPDTEPSSEPDSVDSDRRCQELSQQVSFLRRSVQKLEADLKQLKVKQVQTEQKPADQHLQDQLDDLRSLLEEVMLNQDPQMKDHEDQSESSTSRKPRLQFKVNDQLQDSENETIQQQSEDRTQRLQERQNVQLLNDVQNSVLQLQADYEKLQEITGGLCEDSQQMQNHIEKLFRTTEQLEVKKADKQMVETEIKADKCVLDTKVSRLQLDLVREQLTSMFHELLNKVTDQEQDWSKVMERLSTEMECKLNRIELDSVKKQLEDLWKNIQEKLQAQEAPEHEDAAGIRKQLVDRFHCLSCDRPIVKHIPGPHLETLPSSPAFPSHKSMRPFTVYAVEQLRQQHRSLKPGTNRFNFKLRNSVRRRQVENLEKQNQNPAGDQQ, encoded by the exons atgtcacagaacATCAGCTTGTCCGAGCTCCTCAACGTCTCCATCAGGGAGCCCCGGGGAGGAACCGTTAACTTCTCCGCCCTCCACACGCTGCTGCTGGCCATGCTAAAGCACCTGGACCTGCGGGAGGTGAGTATCCCTTGGATGAACCCTCCTCCTCCCGGGGACCCTCCGCTGGGAGTCTCCGCTCCGGCACCGGGGCGGCAGCGGGACCCGGAGGAGCGGCAACGCCGGGCCGAGAAGCTCATCGCCAGGTCAGAGGAGGAAGCTCCGCCCGGCACCGAGCTCCAGGAGCGCACAGCGTCTCCTCCATCTCCGCCCCCCGCCGGCTCCGGCTCCTCTCAGGCCGCTCAGTGGAGCCTCCAGACCCGCATCCAGAAGTGTGAGGACAGCGTGAGTCAG GTGATGAAAACCATCGAGAAGCTTCACGACGAGAAAAACAACCTGAAGGATGAAATGAAGGCGCTGAGACatgaacagcagctgagaaAA GTGGTTGGTGTCCAGAGTGAAGCAGCCGCTGCAGTGGATCGCTGCTGCCACCGACTGGATGCTCTGGAGGAAGCTGTG AGGTCTCTGAGGGCCTCGATTCAGAAGAGTCCAGAAGATCTGAGTCAGTTTGTGACCTGGGATGCCATTCAGTTGGGACtgctgactgacagacagaacCTGGACCAG GAGCTTGTACTTCCAGGAGTTACTGATGGATCCATCGTAGTCCAACCTGCAGAAGATCCTGACAGAACCACCATCACTGCTCCCCCTCAGTCCAGTTCATCCTCCTCCATTACCCGACCGACAGAACCAACCGCAGAACCAGCAACCATTCCTGAACAGACTTTAACCCAGCAGGCAGATCCACAGAGTAGAGATTCTggtggttctgctgctgctggttcttctgtttctgctgctgctggttcttctgctgctgatcctgctgctggttctgctgaTGGTTCTTCTGCTGCCAGCCAGCTGGAGGTCCGAGTCTCGGCACTGGAGAAAGGAAAAGTGGACCAGAGCCAGCTGACTCGCCTGAGAGAGAGCCTCACCAATACAG GTTCTCGGGAGGCGTCTCACCTGATGCAGCAGGTGAACCAGCAGAGAGCTCTGATCGACAGCCTGCTGAGCGACAGGGAGAAG CTGGAAGAACTGGAGGACATGATCCTGAACCTAAAGAGGCCAGACACAGAACCCAGCTCAGAACCAGACAGTGTGGACTCAGATAGACGATGTCAGGAGCTCAGCCAGCAGGTGTCCTTCCTCAG GAGGTCTGTGCAGAAGCTGGAGGCGGATTTGAAGCAGCTGAAGGTGAAACAGGTTCAGACTGAACAGAAACCAGCAGATCAACATCTACAAGATCAG CTGGATGATCTGAGGAGTTTATTAGAGGAGGTGATGCTGAACCAGGATCCTCAGATGAAGGATCATGAAGACCAATCAGAGAGTTCAACCAGCAGGAAGCCGAGGCTTCAGTTTAAAGTCAACGATCAGCTGCAGGACTCAGAAAATGAGACGATCCAGCAGCAGAGTGAAGACAGAACACAAAGACTGCAGGAAAGACAG aaTGTGCAGCTGCTCAACGACGTCCAGAATTCAGTTCTGCAGCTTCAGGCTGATTATGAAAAGCTGCAAGAAATAACCGGAGGTTTGTGTGAAGACAGCCAACAGATGCAGAACCACATCGAG AAGCTGTTCAGGACGACGGAGCAGCTGGAGGTGAAGAAAGCCGACAAGCAGATGGTGGAGACGGAAATA AAAGCAGATAAATGTGTTCTGGACACAAAAGTGAGTCGGCTGCAGCTGGACCTGGTCCGAGAACAACTGACCTCCATGTTCCACGAGCTGCTCAACAAGGTGACGGATCAGGAACAAGACTGGAGCAAAGTGATGGAAAGACTCTCCACTGAGATGGAGTGTAAG CTGAACAGAATCGAGTTGGACTCAGTGAAGAAGCAGCTGGAGGATCTCTGGAAGAACATCCAGGAGAAGCTTCAGGCTCAGGAGGCTCCAGAACACGAGGACGCTGCCGGAATCAGGAA gcAGCTGGTTGACAGATTCCACTGCCTCTCCTGCGACAGGCCGATAGTCAAACACATTCCTGGACC TCATCTGGAGACACTGCCTTCGTCTCCAGCGTTTCCATCCCATAAGTCCATGAGGCCGTTTACTGTCTACGCTGTGGAGCAGCTCCGGCAGCAGCATAGGAG TCTGAAACCAGGAACGAACCGCTTCAACTTTAAGCTTCGTAACTCGGTCAGGAGGAGGCAGGTAGAGAACTTAGagaagcagaaccagaacccagCAGGAGACCAGCAGTGA
- the LOC111564567 gene encoding glutamine-rich protein 2 isoform X2, with the protein MSQNISLSELLNVSIREPRGGTVNFSALHTLLLAMLKHLDLREVSIPWMNPPPPGDPPLGVSAPAPGRQRDPEERQRRAEKLIARSEEEAPPGTELQERTASPPSPPPAGSGSSQAAQWSLQTRIQKCEDSVSQVMKTIEKLHDEKNNLKDEMKALRHEQQLRKVVGVQSEAAAAVDRCCHRLDALEEAVRSLRASIQKSPEDLSQFVTWDAIQLGLLTDRQNLDQELVLPGVTDGSIVVQPAEDPDRTTITAPPQSSSSSSITRPTEPTAEPATIPEQTLTQQADPQSRDSGGSAAAGSSVSAAAGSSAADPAAGSADGSSAASQLEVRVSALEKGKVDQSQLTRLRESLTNTGSREASHLMQQVNQQRALIDSLLSDREKLEELEDMILNLKRPDTEPSSEPDSVDSDRRCQELSQQVSFLRRSVQKLEADLKQLKVKQVQTEQKPADQHLQDQNVQLLNDVQNSVLQLQADYEKLQEITGGLCEDSQQMQNHIEKLFRTTEQLEVKKADKQMVETEIKADKCVLDTKVSRLQLDLVREQLTSMFHELLNKVTDQEQDWSKVMERLSTEMECKLNRIELDSVKKQLEDLWKNIQEKLQAQEAPEHEDAAGIRKQLVDRFHCLSCDRPIVKHIPGPHLETLPSSPAFPSHKSMRPFTVYAVEQLRQQHRSDRISELTDLGHLVVSRSCGGSHTNTWTNHRRGNLQHLKHHGPIEGDAVIQSEEVDIVGQDGHIYKGRQNVSTSRNMETKLPTISTKDASSKTKDKTRNSPCHKPAASPESHQPQFSARTNQGSRSASSLSGRDWPVSALGCASQSSSEPVGL; encoded by the exons atgtcacagaacATCAGCTTGTCCGAGCTCCTCAACGTCTCCATCAGGGAGCCCCGGGGAGGAACCGTTAACTTCTCCGCCCTCCACACGCTGCTGCTGGCCATGCTAAAGCACCTGGACCTGCGGGAGGTGAGTATCCCTTGGATGAACCCTCCTCCTCCCGGGGACCCTCCGCTGGGAGTCTCCGCTCCGGCACCGGGGCGGCAGCGGGACCCGGAGGAGCGGCAACGCCGGGCCGAGAAGCTCATCGCCAGGTCAGAGGAGGAAGCTCCGCCCGGCACCGAGCTCCAGGAGCGCACAGCGTCTCCTCCATCTCCGCCCCCCGCCGGCTCCGGCTCCTCTCAGGCCGCTCAGTGGAGCCTCCAGACCCGCATCCAGAAGTGTGAGGACAGCGTGAGTCAG GTGATGAAAACCATCGAGAAGCTTCACGACGAGAAAAACAACCTGAAGGATGAAATGAAGGCGCTGAGACatgaacagcagctgagaaAA GTGGTTGGTGTCCAGAGTGAAGCAGCCGCTGCAGTGGATCGCTGCTGCCACCGACTGGATGCTCTGGAGGAAGCTGTG AGGTCTCTGAGGGCCTCGATTCAGAAGAGTCCAGAAGATCTGAGTCAGTTTGTGACCTGGGATGCCATTCAGTTGGGACtgctgactgacagacagaacCTGGACCAG GAGCTTGTACTTCCAGGAGTTACTGATGGATCCATCGTAGTCCAACCTGCAGAAGATCCTGACAGAACCACCATCACTGCTCCCCCTCAGTCCAGTTCATCCTCCTCCATTACCCGACCGACAGAACCAACCGCAGAACCAGCAACCATTCCTGAACAGACTTTAACCCAGCAGGCAGATCCACAGAGTAGAGATTCTggtggttctgctgctgctggttcttctgtttctgctgctgctggttcttctgctgctgatcctgctgctggttctgctgaTGGTTCTTCTGCTGCCAGCCAGCTGGAGGTCCGAGTCTCGGCACTGGAGAAAGGAAAAGTGGACCAGAGCCAGCTGACTCGCCTGAGAGAGAGCCTCACCAATACAG GTTCTCGGGAGGCGTCTCACCTGATGCAGCAGGTGAACCAGCAGAGAGCTCTGATCGACAGCCTGCTGAGCGACAGGGAGAAG CTGGAAGAACTGGAGGACATGATCCTGAACCTAAAGAGGCCAGACACAGAACCCAGCTCAGAACCAGACAGTGTGGACTCAGATAGACGATGTCAGGAGCTCAGCCAGCAGGTGTCCTTCCTCAG GAGGTCTGTGCAGAAGCTGGAGGCGGATTTGAAGCAGCTGAAGGTGAAACAGGTTCAGACTGAACAGAAACCAGCAGATCAACATCTACAAGATCAG aaTGTGCAGCTGCTCAACGACGTCCAGAATTCAGTTCTGCAGCTTCAGGCTGATTATGAAAAGCTGCAAGAAATAACCGGAGGTTTGTGTGAAGACAGCCAACAGATGCAGAACCACATCGAG AAGCTGTTCAGGACGACGGAGCAGCTGGAGGTGAAGAAAGCCGACAAGCAGATGGTGGAGACGGAAATA AAAGCAGATAAATGTGTTCTGGACACAAAAGTGAGTCGGCTGCAGCTGGACCTGGTCCGAGAACAACTGACCTCCATGTTCCACGAGCTGCTCAACAAGGTGACGGATCAGGAACAAGACTGGAGCAAAGTGATGGAAAGACTCTCCACTGAGATGGAGTGTAAG CTGAACAGAATCGAGTTGGACTCAGTGAAGAAGCAGCTGGAGGATCTCTGGAAGAACATCCAGGAGAAGCTTCAGGCTCAGGAGGCTCCAGAACACGAGGACGCTGCCGGAATCAGGAA gcAGCTGGTTGACAGATTCCACTGCCTCTCCTGCGACAGGCCGATAGTCAAACACATTCCTGGACC TCATCTGGAGACACTGCCTTCGTCTCCAGCGTTTCCATCCCATAAGTCCATGAGGCCGTTTACTGTCTACGCTGTGGAGCAGCTCCGGCAGCAGCATAGGAG CGATCGTATCTCGGAGCTGACTGACTTGGGTCACCTGGTCGTGTCCCGGAGCTGTGGGGGGAGTCACACCAACACCTGGACCAATCACAGACGAGGAAACCTGCAGCACCTGAAGCACCACGGACCAATCGAAGGAGATGCTGTGATCCAG TCTGAGGAGGTGGACATCGTGGGACAGGACGGTCACATCTATAAAGGTCGACAAAACGTCTCCACCTCCAGGAACATGGAAACTAAACTACCTACAATCTCCACCAAAGACG CTTCGTCGAAGACCAAAGACAAAACCAGAAACTCTCCGTGTCACAAACCTGCTGCGTCTCCGGAGAGTCACCAACCGCAGTTCAGTGCCAGAACCAATCAGGGCAGCCGCTCAG CCTCCAGCCTGTCGGGCCGTGATTGGCCGGTTTCAGCTCTCGGTTGTGCGTCTCAGAGCAGCAGTGAACCGGTGGGCCTGTAG